Proteins found in one Takifugu rubripes chromosome 17, fTakRub1.2, whole genome shotgun sequence genomic segment:
- the LOC446093 gene encoding neuronal acetylcholine receptor subunit beta-2 isoform X1 — protein MWWHRKTNTPPPTTFHRQQGGERRRAAGQLFAESERYNKLIRPAVNKSQQVAISIQVSLSQLISVNEREQIMTTNLWLFQEWNDYRLRWDPEKYDGIKKLRIPSKHLWLPDIVLYNNADGVYEVSVYCNAVVSNTGDIFWLPPAIYKSACAIEVQNFPFDQQNCTLKFRSWTYDHTEVDFILTSDFASRDDFTPSGEWDIVSLPARKNEDPNDVTYLDITYDFVIQRKPLFYTINLIIPCVLITSLAILVFYLPSDCREKIMLCMSVLLALTVFLLLISKIVPPTSLAVPLIGKYLMFTMVLVTFSIVSTVCVLNVHHRSPSTHHMPDWVKRIFLTRLPTFLLMRHPGSSSVRNKSCQKDAKHSGVGKSRATSVTEKKQYSNIRLGGIPTDTDSFYAEDTPRRLCWRAGEVPDGSVGFSDHQRPLGAHSDTEMEEAVEGVKYIAEHMKTEDDDEGIIEDWKYVAMVIDRLFLWIFILVCVVGTLGLFMQPMFQSYNTPTADDTAYGDF, from the exons ATGTGGTGGcacaggaaaaccaacacccccccccccacaaccttCCACAGGCAGCAGGGCGGAGAACGCCGAAGAGCGGCTGGTCAACTATTTGCTGAGTCCGAGCGCTACAACAAACTGATCCGGCCGGCTGTCAACAAGAGCCAGCAGGTGGCCATCTCCATCCAGGTGTCTCTGTCCCAGCTCATCAGTGTG AATGAAAGAGAGCAGATCATGACCACCAACCTGTGGCTGTTCCAG gagtggaACGACTACAGGCTGAGATGGGACCCGGAAAAATACGACGGCATCAAAAAACTGCGTATACCTTCCAAACATCTCTGGCTCCCTGATATAGTGCTCTACAACAA CGCCGATGGCGTGTACGAGGTTTCTGTCTACTGCAACGCCGTGGTGTCCAACACAGGAGACATCTTCTGGCTCCCTCCGGCCATCTACAAGTCAGCGTGTGCCATCGAGGTGCAGAACTTCCCCTTCGACCAGCAGAACTGCACTCTCAAGTTCCGCTCGTGGACGTACGACCACACCGAGGTGGATTTCATCCTCACCAGCGACTTCGCCAGCCGCGACGACTTCACGCCCAGCGGCGAGTGGGACATCGTCTCGCTCCCGGCGCGTAAAAACGAGGACCCCAACGACGTCACCTACCTTGACATCACCTACGACTTTGTGATCCAGAGGAAGCCGCTCTTCTACACCATCAACCTGATCATCCCGTGCGTGCTGATCACGTCGCTGGCCATCCTGGTGTTCTACCTGCCGTCGGACTGTAGGGAGAAGATCATGCTGTGCATGTCCGTGCTTCTGGCTCTCAccgtgttcctgctgctgataTCTAAGATCGTGCCCCCCACCTCTCTGGCAGTGCCCCTCATAG GCAAATACCTGATGTTCACCATGGTGCTGGTCACTTTCTCCATTGTGAGCACCGTGTGCGTGCTCAACGTGCACCACCGCTCCCCGTCCACGCATCACATGCCCGACTGGGTCAAACGCATCTTCTTGACCCGTTTGCCCACCTTCCTGCTCATGAGGCATCCGGGTTCTTCCAGCGTCCGTAATAAGTCCTGCCAAAAGGACGCCAAGCATTCCGGCGTCGGGAAGAGTCGCGCTACGAGTGTTACGGAGAAGAAGCAGTACTCCAACATCAGGCTCGGGGGCATCCCGACCGACACCGACTCCTTCTACGCCGAGGACACGCCGCGCAGGCTTTGCTGGAGAGCCGGTGAGGTACCGGACGGAAGTGTTGGCTTTTCTGACCACCAACGACCCCTGGGTGCTCACTCGGACACAGAAATGGAGGAGGCTGTAGAGGGCGTAAAATACATCGCGGAACACATGAAAACAGAGGATGACGATGAAGGG ATCATAGAAGACTGGAAGTACGTTGCTATGGTGATAGACCGGCTCTTCCTGTGGATCTTCATcctggtgtgtgttgtgggaACTCTGGGGCTCTTCATGCAGCCGATGTTCCAAAGCTATAACACACCCACAGCTGATGACACAGc ATATGGAGATTTTTAg
- the LOC446093 gene encoding neuronal acetylcholine receptor subunit beta-2 isoform X2 — protein MTTNLWLFQEWNDYRLRWDPEKYDGIKKLRIPSKHLWLPDIVLYNNADGVYEVSVYCNAVVSNTGDIFWLPPAIYKSACAIEVQNFPFDQQNCTLKFRSWTYDHTEVDFILTSDFASRDDFTPSGEWDIVSLPARKNEDPNDVTYLDITYDFVIQRKPLFYTINLIIPCVLITSLAILVFYLPSDCREKIMLCMSVLLALTVFLLLISKIVPPTSLAVPLIGKYLMFTMVLVTFSIVSTVCVLNVHHRSPSTHHMPDWVKRIFLTRLPTFLLMRHPGSSSVRNKSCQKDAKHSGVGKSRATSVTEKKQYSNIRLGGIPTDTDSFYAEDTPRRLCWRAGEVPDGSVGFSDHQRPLGAHSDTEMEEAVEGVKYIAEHMKTEDDDEGIIEDWKYVAMVIDRLFLWIFILVCVVGTLGLFMQPMFQSYNTPTADDTAYGDF, from the exons ATGACCACCAACCTGTGGCTGTTCCAG gagtggaACGACTACAGGCTGAGATGGGACCCGGAAAAATACGACGGCATCAAAAAACTGCGTATACCTTCCAAACATCTCTGGCTCCCTGATATAGTGCTCTACAACAA CGCCGATGGCGTGTACGAGGTTTCTGTCTACTGCAACGCCGTGGTGTCCAACACAGGAGACATCTTCTGGCTCCCTCCGGCCATCTACAAGTCAGCGTGTGCCATCGAGGTGCAGAACTTCCCCTTCGACCAGCAGAACTGCACTCTCAAGTTCCGCTCGTGGACGTACGACCACACCGAGGTGGATTTCATCCTCACCAGCGACTTCGCCAGCCGCGACGACTTCACGCCCAGCGGCGAGTGGGACATCGTCTCGCTCCCGGCGCGTAAAAACGAGGACCCCAACGACGTCACCTACCTTGACATCACCTACGACTTTGTGATCCAGAGGAAGCCGCTCTTCTACACCATCAACCTGATCATCCCGTGCGTGCTGATCACGTCGCTGGCCATCCTGGTGTTCTACCTGCCGTCGGACTGTAGGGAGAAGATCATGCTGTGCATGTCCGTGCTTCTGGCTCTCAccgtgttcctgctgctgataTCTAAGATCGTGCCCCCCACCTCTCTGGCAGTGCCCCTCATAG GCAAATACCTGATGTTCACCATGGTGCTGGTCACTTTCTCCATTGTGAGCACCGTGTGCGTGCTCAACGTGCACCACCGCTCCCCGTCCACGCATCACATGCCCGACTGGGTCAAACGCATCTTCTTGACCCGTTTGCCCACCTTCCTGCTCATGAGGCATCCGGGTTCTTCCAGCGTCCGTAATAAGTCCTGCCAAAAGGACGCCAAGCATTCCGGCGTCGGGAAGAGTCGCGCTACGAGTGTTACGGAGAAGAAGCAGTACTCCAACATCAGGCTCGGGGGCATCCCGACCGACACCGACTCCTTCTACGCCGAGGACACGCCGCGCAGGCTTTGCTGGAGAGCCGGTGAGGTACCGGACGGAAGTGTTGGCTTTTCTGACCACCAACGACCCCTGGGTGCTCACTCGGACACAGAAATGGAGGAGGCTGTAGAGGGCGTAAAATACATCGCGGAACACATGAAAACAGAGGATGACGATGAAGGG ATCATAGAAGACTGGAAGTACGTTGCTATGGTGATAGACCGGCTCTTCCTGTGGATCTTCATcctggtgtgtgttgtgggaACTCTGGGGCTCTTCATGCAGCCGATGTTCCAAAGCTATAACACACCCACAGCTGATGACACAGc ATATGGAGATTTTTAg
- the chrna6 gene encoding neuronal acetylcholine receptor subunit alpha-3, protein MRSAVRWILLLPLALMVQGCFSSKAEDRLFRRLFRKYNQFIRPVENVSDPVTVEFEVSISQLVKVDEVNQIMETNLWLRHIWNDYKLRWIPTEFDGIEFIRVPSNKIWRPDIVLYNNAVGDFLVEDKTKALLKFDGTITWVPPAIFKSSCPMDITYFPFDYQNCSMKFGSWTYDKAKIDLVLIGSKVNLKDFWESGEWEIIDAPGYKHDIKYNCCEEIYTDITYSFYIRRLPLFYTINLIIPCLLISFLTVLVFYLPSDCGEKVTLCISVLLSLTVFLLVITETIPSTSLVIPLIGEYLLFTMIFVTLSIVITVFVLNVHYRTPMTHTMPGWVRSVFLKVLPRIMLMRRPIDDNSEARGVDSSGEAGGAGGGGGGGKGGKRRKNSLMQQVAGGSLNCLEFGDSKLSSMEDGAGKRCPCPCRHEKDTPGTPDLGKVQSVNTVVAFSVVSPEIRQAIESIKYIAENMRSRNKAREVEDDWKYVAMVIDRIFLWVFVTVCVLGTVGLFLQPLCGFVS, encoded by the exons ATGCGGTCCGCGGTGAGGTGGattctcctgcttcctctcgcGTTGATGGTGCAAG gctgcttctcctccaAGGCGGAGGACCGGCTCTTCAGGAGGCTGTTCAGAAAGTACAACCAGTTCATCAGACCAGTGGAGAACGTCTCTGATCCAGTGACTGTGGAGTTCGAGGTCTCCATTTCCCAACTGGTCAAAGTT GATGAGGTGAACCAAATCATGGAAACAAATTTGTGGCTCAGACAT ATTTGGAATGATTATAAGCTGAGATGGATCCCAACAGAGTTTGACGGGATTGAGTTCATCAGAGTTCCCTCCAACAAGATCTGGAGACCTGACATCGTGCTCTACAACAA CGCTGTGGGGGATTTCCTCGTGGAGGACAAGACCAAAGCGCTGCTGAAGTTTGACGGCACCATCACCTGGGTTCCTCCGGCCATCTTCAAGTCCTCCTGCCCCATGGACATCACCTACTTCCCATTTGACTATCAGAACTGCTCCATGAAGTTTGGCTCCTGGACGTACGACAAAGCCAAAATCGACCTGGTACTTATTGGGTCTAAG GTGAACCTTAAAGACTTTTGGGAAAGCGGAGAATGGGAGATCATCGACGCTCCGGGCTACAAGCACGACATCAAGTACAACTGCTGCGAGGAGatctacacagacatcaccTATTCCTTCTACATCCGGCGGCTTCCCCTCTTCTACACCATCAACCTCATCATCCCCtgcctcctcatctctttcctCACAGTGCTGGTTTTCTATCTCCCGTCGGACTGTGGAGAGAAGGTCACGCTCTGCATCTCTGTCCTGCTCTCCCTCACTGTCTTCCTGCTCGTTATCACAGAGACCATCCCCTCCACGTCGCTGGTCATCCCGCTCATTGGCGAGTACCTGCTCTTCACCATGATCTTCGTCACGCTCAGCATCGTCATCACCGTGTTCGTGCTGAACGTTCACTACCGCACGCCGATGACGCACACCATGCCGGGCTGGGTGCGCTCCGTGTTTCTCAAAGTGCTGCCGAGGATTATGCTGATGCGGAGGCCAATTGATGACAACAGCGAGGCCCGGGGGGTGGACAGCAgtggggaggcaggaggagctggagggggaggaggaggcgggaaaGGAGGGAAGAGGCGGAAGAATAGCTTGATGCAG CAGGTCGCGGGAGGCTCTCTCAACTGTCTGGAGTTCGGGGACAGCAAGTTGTCCTCCATGGAGGACGGCGCTGGGAAGAGGTGTCCCTGCCCCTGCCGCCACGAGAAGGACACCCCGGGGACTCCGGATCTCGGGAAGGTGCAGAGCGTCAACACTGTGGTGGCCTTCTCTGTGGTGTCGCCTGAGATCAGACAGGCCATCGAGAGCATCAAGTACATCGCCGAGAACATGCGGAGCCGCAACAAGGCCAGAGAG GTGGAGGATGACTGGAAatatgttgccatggtgatcgATAGAATCTTCCTCTGGGTGTTTGTGACCGTGTGTGTCCTGGGAACAGTGGgcctcttcctccagcctctTTGTGGCTTCGTCTCTTAA
- the chrnb3a gene encoding neuronal acetylcholine receptor subunit non-alpha-3: MGRMKFAVALLCVSLAAVRDAVQAEEDFVSLAELEDSLLRNLFKGYQKWVRPVQHANDTITVRFGLKISQLVDVDEKNQLMTTNVWLWQEWIDVKLKWNPDDYGGITAIRVPSETIWLPDIVLYENADGRFEGSLMTKAIVRWDGTITWTPPASYKSACNMDVTFFPFDRQNCSMKFGSWTYDGNMVDLVLVDHYVDRKDFFDNGEWEILNATGVKGSRRDEVYWYPFVTYSFILKRLPLFYTLFLIIPCLGLSFLTVLVFYLPSDEGEKLSLSTSVLVSLTVFLLVIEEIIPSSSKVIPLIGEYLLFIMIFVTFSIIVTVFVINVHHRSSATYHPMAPWVKSLFLQRLPRLLCMRGHTDRYNFPDNEMRSPEPKPRRAIGRRGVQGQQKGPLVGKEDENQAWLAMLEKATNSVRYISQHIRKEHFIREVVQDWKFVAQVLDRIFLWAFLTVSILGTVLIFTPALKMYVSTP; encoded by the exons ATGGGAAGAATGAAGTTTGCGGTCGCCCTGTTGTGCGTCTCCCTGGctgcggtgagggatgccgtccaAG CTGAAGAAGACTTTGTGTCACTGGCCGAACTGGAGGATTCCTTGTTGAGGAACCTTTTCAAGGGATACCAGAAGTGGGTGCGGCCGGTCCAACACGCCAACGACACCATCACGGTTCGCTTCGGACTGAAAATCTCCCAGCTGGTTGATGTG GATGAAAAGAACCAGCTGATGACGACGAATGTGTGGCTGTGGCAG GAGTGGATTGATGTGAAGCTGAAATGGAACCCAGATGACTATGGAGGCATTACTGCCATCAGAGTTCCATCAGAGACAATATGGCTGCCCGATATCGTCTTGTATGAAAA CGCGGATGGTCGCTTCGAAGGCTCCCTGATGACCAAAGCCATCGTGCGCTGGGATGGAACCATAACGTGGACCCCGCCCGCAAGCTACAAATCCGCCTGCAACATGGACGTCACCTTCTTCCCCTTCGACCGTCAGAACTGCTCCATGAAATTCGGCTCCTGGACCTACGATGGAAACATGGTGGACCTGGTTCTGGTGGATCATTACGTGGACCGCAAGGACTTCTTTGATAATGGCGAGTGGGAGATCCTCAACGCCACAGGAGTGAAGGGAAGCAGGAGGGACGAGGTCTACTGGTACCCTTTTGTCACCTACTCCTTCATCCTGAAGAGGCTGCCCTTGTTCTACACCCTGTTCCTCATCATCCCGTGCCTCGGCCTCTCCTTCCTGACGGTGCTGGTCTTCTACCTGCCGTCAGATGAAGGCGAGAAACTGTCACtttccacatctgtgctggtgtCGCTCACCGTGTTCCTCCTGGTCATAGAGGAAATCATCCCCTCCTCCTCAAAG GTCATTCCACTGATAGGGGAATACCTGCTCTTCATCATGATCTTCGTCACCTTCTCCATCATCGTCACCGTGTTCGTCATCAACGTCCACCATCGGTCGTCGGCGACCTACCACCCCATGGCTCCGTGGGTGAAGAGCCTCTTCCTTCAGAGGCTTCCACGACTGCTGTGCATGAGGGGGCACACTGACAG GTATAACTTTCCAGATAATGAGATGCGCAGTCCAGAGCCGAAGCCCCGCAGAGCCATAGGGAGAAGGGGGGTCCAGGGCCAGCAGAAAGGCCCCCTCGTAGGGAAGGAGGATGAGAATCAAGCCTGGCTGGCCATGCTAGAGAAAGCAACCAATTCAGTCCGCTACATCAGCCAGCACATCAGGAAGGAGCACTTTAtaagagag GTTGTACAAGACTGGAAGTTTGTGGCGCAGGTGCTGGACAGAATCTTCCTGTGGGCCTTCCTCACGGTGTCGATACTGGGAACTGTTCTCATCTTCACTCCCGCTCTGAAGATGTACGTCAGCACACCCTaa